Within Vicia villosa cultivar HV-30 ecotype Madison, WI linkage group LG1, Vvil1.0, whole genome shotgun sequence, the genomic segment tttatggatttttatattcttttaattATAATTGACCAGGAGATTTATTTTAAAGAGAAAAGAGGTGATGCATGTAAAATATTTATACATCGTTAATCAATCACGACCCATGTATCTAATTAAgctacttttttatttaaaaaaaattaatgacatggcacatttatgattttctattggatgacagtgtaaaatcagtgcactaccttttaactctatttTAAATTACACTCACtccatttaaaaatattttttttgtctgaaattataaattaaaaaaatcaatttatatcataaaattaagggttaaatatgttttagattcttataaaattactcaaaataacttttaatctttataaaaaaatattgacttttagtccttataaaattacttttgcacccACTTTTAGTCCTTATAAGGACAAaaatgagtgcaaaagtaattttataaggactaaaagtcaatatatttttttataaagactaaaaactaaaattaagatatttatagggacttaaaacatatttaactctaaaattaattataattgtaAAAATGATTTGGACCAAGATTATTGGACTGGATATGTCGTTTATGTAAATAcgcaaaaaagaaaaattaaggtTTTGCTATCCAAACGATTTTTATGAatgaaataaaagaagaaaagactTGAATGTTAATAATACCAATAATTAATATTCCCTAAAATGGCTCTTACTCTGTCAATCACCTAATACCGTATTGACAACTGGCTCCTCAATTAACATACTCCATTTAGTAAGTGGACTCTTTCATAATAATTCATGAATGATTGTAAATAAGTGAATATTAATCATTATCTTTGGAACCTTAGTTGAagactaaaaataattttttcatcgATGCCTTAAGTACATTCTTTTTAGAAGAAAACAAATTACTTTACTTCTTTTAAAAGGTATATTATCAaggtattagtattattattattattattattatttacataaCTTTGTCATATGCCACATTGATCCATAATGTTATGTGTTTTAATAGGAAAAATATTTTCTCACCCGTATGAAATAAAGAATGATGTACACAACAATGAAGAAACAAAAAGTAAGATGTAAACCTTGTTCGACTGAGTTATAGATTTTTGTAAatcttaaattttataaattacaaCAAATTTATATGATGAAACATGTGAATATCAATGCTCCTTTTGATGAAAAAAATAATGATCATATAAGGAGATTTTCGTCAAGTGCTTCCTGTTATTAGCCAACACAAAGGTCCTACATTTGTGCCAAAATAAGCTTTCGATTCATGATCATGACTTTGCACATTTTCTTATGTGGATTGGAGATGGCAATGAACCTACTAAAAAGGATAACATGACCAGGATTCCCGCTGAAATTACAATACCACGGGAGAGGGAAAGCTCTATACAAAACATATTCAACATACATTTCCTCAATTAGAAAACCATGGATGAGATGCTTCATATATGGTGGAAACTGGAAAGAGTCATACTTTCTCCCAAAAAATCATGATTTGTATATGTTGAATGACATGATTATTAAGATGTTTTTAGGAGATGAACATAATTTGTTATCATTTGATTAGGTTGTGGATGATACTTATAATTTATATCaacaaagataaaaaaaaagggACTCCTTTGATGTTGTTGCGAAACATATATTCTAAATTTGAACTATGTAATGAGACAAAATTGTTATTGTTggggttggttgaaaatatacatgttgaataAGTCTCGTatcgcttagttttgtgaagaAAGAGGCAGTTCAAAGCTATATATAGGATTAAAATTCTTTTAAGTCCCACATCACTTAGTTTAGTGATGGAAGAGAGAATTcaaggctatatataggattaagtttttctttacaagatgCACTAGTCAAAAACACAATTTaaacttgtatttgactttctttgttctcttatgctcttgtattagagtgttatgaaatatagttaaatatttgtttggaAGGATGTAAGTGTACTAGAGTCTGGGTTTGTTAAGGGTATATTATATGATGTAACAATTTTTACATAGTTCCTATTAATTAAGATTAAGGCTACATTGATCCTATTAATTTCTTTAGGAGACTAAATGTCATAATCAGTAGGAACTAAATTAAACTAGTTAATTGAAGACAAAGGTAAATTTGACcgtgattataaaaaaaaaaaatagacagtaattttattttatttttatgaattgaATATATTTAAGTGAAACTAATTATGTATTAGTGTTCTATTTTATTATAAGAATTCTACAATATAGAATATTGATCTGCTAGCTACAAGATGAATCACGAACttttttatatcaaaattaaattatgatcttgaaataattaaaatagtagATTATGattataaaatttcaaaaaaatacgatttaatcatttttaatagtATTAGCCTAGATCATGactaaaaagaataaaattgaaagggAACATAAGCAACTAAAACATGGAAAAATACAGATAAAGAGGAAAGAGAGAAATATTTTTTTGcaattattattatcaataaaatgtatttttaatgaaattttaaattatttcataaaaaacaataaaattatgGATCGATGGATATACATCTATTGAAAAAGTTGTTAATGgattatatttttaatgaatgAATTGGATTGAGTAAGGATTATATTTTTAGTTGATGAATTGGATTGAATTTTTTTATGGTAATATtagtggattgttaatggattaatggattattttgatcaatccaatccatatccatctaAGTCATCTATTTTGTCACCCCTATAAATTACTACACATGATGATATTAagcttaaataattaattaattcatgtaagttaatgtatttttgttttttcatctctgtatatttttttaataaagtatttaaatattaattttttttgttttagttcATGAAGTTAAAATTTGTAGAAAATCTATAAATTAtaactttaaaaattaaaaccaaaataaatttaacatttgaaaattattttaaaaaaaaacttcaactTATTGGTACTAATTGACTTTTTaaacctaatattaatattatttctatGATAATGAGTAATTTTCAAAATGATTGATTTTGTTATCGAAAAAGACAGTGTCTGTGAAGAAATATGGTTGAACCTAACTCATCTCTACAAAACCggtttgtagggtgaggatttataaggacatgttcaagcCATATATTAATCGATGTgaaactcttaacacaccccctcacgctcaAGAATAGACAACTAAAGcatgaaaataaataattggCGATCCAATAGCAAAAACCTGGTAATAAATGGCCCATCAAATCTTAAATAAGACTCTTGATtccatattaaaaaatataattagaccCAACTCATCCGTACAAAATCAGCTTGTATGAGGAGAATTACCCTCCATTTATATAAGGGAAATGTTAACCAGGAAATGGTTAATATAAGGGAAATGCTAACTAGTGCCCTTGGGTactttttaagtgattaaagtaataagtttttttaaaaatgcgtTCAATCAATGCATTAAAAATGCATTAGAAATTAAAATCATgacttttataaagaatattttctttatttagtatgcttaaagagtgccctgaGGGCACTCGTTAGCAAAATCCTTTATATAAAGATATGTTTAAGTCATATATTGTCTGATATAAGACTCTTAACGGTGTGTAGCTAGTTTTTGGCTTGCCTTCCATttctattatattaatttttagagttctttaaaaaaaaatagaaaatgcttattagtaagaaagtggaaaaacaagaaatgcaagaatagatctcaaccatccattatcaccacaacccccatgatccctattaaaaatgaagttaaatttaaaattaatttaaaatttaccacTAAAATAAGGACACATactcattcttgcatttcttcttcaaattgtTTTGTATTAAATAGCTATACTCAAAAAATATTACTCAAGATAGTATGAAAAGATAACACCTAAAAACATGATAATTAGATTTCAACTTTAGTGATCTGGACAAGTTTCACAGTAAATAGATGTACAAGTTTTACAGTAAAGAGATTAGATCAAATAGAAGGAACATGAAAGCTACATACAAAGGAAAATGTGAGAAACTATTTAAGTTTTTAAGAAAgacttagagcatctccaatggtggtaTTTTTTAATGAGTTCTCCAACTagacatcaatataataattaaatattgaatcaaaatgccatgtcatagtagagttgcattgcaatgcaactagtaaaaaattgtggtacccaatcaaattaatttatgaagtaaagttgtgggacccatttgaattacactaataaaataaatattaaataaattattttgagatgatatggctggtgggacccataaaaaattcaaaaatggattgcaccattggagatggtcttagaAGCCAATAATTTATCTAGAGATGCTCTGTGATATAACATTAAATCATTGTTTAATCTATGTCGTCGATCTCAACTAAAATTTGGTAGCTGCCAAAGTTTTCTTGCTTCTATCTTTTTGACTACTAGTGCAGTACCCGATTTTCAAAAGGTGACTCTTTAAATAAGCTGATTATCTCAAAAAACGATCTGTATACTGaaacttattttgttttaaaaaaattaaataaaaaaaaaaactcacataAGTATCATGATTTTAAAGGAGTGGGACATTACAGGAAAAACGaagattttttttccattttccaGGTCACACAATTAGTGTTAGGAATATATTCCTGCCAACTAGTACCTGGTTCACCCTTTTACAGCTTCACAACCCATATCTATCAATATTAGACAATTCAGATCACTGTGACTAGAACAAATGAGGTCACATAGGATTAAGATTTAAGAGAGAATGATACATCCAAGAGTATAAAAAGCAAGATATATAGATAGCATTGCAAATAATTCGCATCTGCGGCTCAAGTTATTATAAGGTTAATGGAGGTAGGCACGTATTAATTGTGCTTCACTGATCGAGCAACATGGAAACATAATGCAACAATGGTACCTTCTGTTAAACATCTTGACGAAGAAACAAATCCAAGAGTGAGGTATGTCAAATATGGTACACAGAACAAAGCAAGTATAAGGAGATAACTCTGCCAACCAATACAAAGTAAGAAGAGAGCGAGCCAGAGGCCTTCATCCAATGCAATTGACTAACATTATCTTCATATTTATTTCTCGTATTGGAAGTCGATGATTACTTCCCTACTTCTTAGACAGAATAGAGGCCAGGCCAACTCTCCATCCATACAACATAGACAAGCTGTGCCTTTGAGGAGTAATAGAAGCCAGACCTGTTGGAAAAGTACGGAATGGCTTAATCTCCTGTGTGGCGCTGCTTGAACTTATCTCCACGGACCTgaattgattttataaaatttagCAATCACATTCTGGAATTCAATATATATAGAGTACATGAGAAAAGAACGAGTATAGCATCATTTGGATATTCACAAGTTAACAACGTAGCACGTCAAATAAATCAGCCATCTTTATAACCTAGTGTAAATCAGAAAAGTAGAAGAAAATTTTTGCCAATCAACTATGACTTAATGTAAGCCAGTCTCATCCCCTAATTTATAAACTTGTTTGACAAAAGTAGAAGCCATGTTGTCAATAGTGAGCCATAGCATCGCGACCTGACCCCTCACTGCTATCGACAGTAGCGGTCGCTAGTAGcaggtaggggtgggaataggccaggccggcctacaggggcctacggcccagcctacataggcctaggctaggccaggcctatttaataaagaggctaggcttaggctttttaaaaagcctattttattaaatagttcaggcttaggctattagaaaatattttcatatatactagagatatgttaaataagttggttcatgtatgcatatatattaagaaaaaaaaagctaaatagactaccctatatatatatatatatatatatatatatatatatatatatatatatatatatatatatataaaacaaatgctaaatacgttcacttatatatatgtatatataggccgacctacaagacttcttaagttatatagatttattaaaaactttaatgagatataggctttttaaataggctttcaggccataTATAAGTGAACATATTTagcatttgttttatatatatatatatatatatatatatatatatatatatatataaaacaaatgctaaatacgttcacttatatatgtatatataggccgacctacaagacttcttaagttatatagatttattgaaaactttaatgagatacaggttttttaaataggctttcaggccaggccaagcttttaaaaaggccaggtcaggccaaaaaactgagcctatgataggccttaggccaggcttaggccttctaagtttatcgtaggccagactcaggccttctaaagcctagcctagcctagcctatttccacccctagtagCAGGGCAATAGAAGAGCCATGGCATTTTTTTTACCGCTATTCTCGATTTGGAGGGAAAGTGTAAACCCta encodes:
- the LOC131633597 gene encoding uncharacterized protein LOC131633597 encodes the protein MKVRSSVKKMCEYCRTIKRKGRVYVLCTANPKHKQRQGMSTFADEATSHQPSVEISSSSATQEIKPFRTFPTGLASITPQRHSLSMLYGWRVGLASILSKK